A genome region from Clostridium pasteurianum includes the following:
- a CDS encoding PH domain-containing protein, whose translation MINNSYLNDAFKKILSPEDEYGYYFYSMSFASAGEYLLYGGSAMLLNKHLIVCFTKKRIILAEVNPITGDLTENVSDISMKNVTEVIVKKGILKTKIKLLFPNGSKLEFKPNNICVGLSNHKKNLLKLVELYK comes from the coding sequence ATGATTAACAATTCATATTTAAATGATGCATTTAAAAAGATACTATCACCAGAGGATGAATATGGGTATTACTTCTATTCAATGTCATTCGCTTCTGCTGGAGAATATCTTTTATATGGTGGCTCTGCGATGCTACTAAATAAACATTTGATAGTTTGCTTTACAAAGAAAAGAATAATTCTTGCAGAGGTAAACCCAATAACAGGTGATTTAACTGAAAATGTTAGCGATATTTCAATGAAAAATGTTACTGAGGTAATTGTAAAAAAAGGTATACTTAAAACTAAAATAAAATTATTATTTCCTAATGGCAGCAAGCTTGAATTTAAACCTAATAATATATGTGTAGGCTTGTCAAATCATAAAAAAAATTTATTAAAGTTAGTTGAATTATATAAGTAA
- a CDS encoding mannose-1-phosphate guanylyltransferase, which produces MLYALILAGGKGTRLYPLSRKENPKQFLKFVHNKSFLRNTVDRIKALVDKDNIYIVTNERYISKIQKELPEINKDNIFTEPENKETATCIGLSAVKLLKKDNDATMIVLPSDHYIESEKEFTDTIKQAVEIVDKRRGVVTIGITPTRPETGYGYIQIGDKVINYESIYKVERFLEKPNIEVAKDLLSKGNYLWNSGMFVWRADTYLREMNKYLPKMYKAMTKIYESVGSDKEEEVINEQYKAIDGISVDFGIMQKTRKAYVVKSNFEWDDLGNFSSLARFLKSYDGGNTVTDNVFLEDTENCSIFGDKNLIICFGVKDLIVVDAGNVVLIMDKNRDQELKHLVEELNNNKDVEDYL; this is translated from the coding sequence TTGTTATATGCACTTATACTTGCTGGAGGCAAGGGAACAAGATTATATCCACTGTCAAGAAAGGAAAATCCAAAACAATTCCTTAAGTTTGTGCATAACAAGAGCTTTTTGAGAAATACTGTGGATAGAATTAAAGCTCTTGTTGATAAAGATAATATATATATTGTAACTAATGAAAGATATATAAGTAAAATACAAAAGGAACTTCCAGAAATAAATAAGGATAATATATTTACAGAACCTGAGAATAAAGAAACTGCTACATGTATAGGGCTTTCAGCAGTAAAACTCTTAAAAAAGGACAACGATGCCACAATGATAGTGCTGCCTTCAGACCATTATATTGAAAGCGAAAAAGAATTTACAGATACTATAAAGCAGGCTGTTGAAATTGTGGATAAAAGGAGGGGTGTCGTAACAATAGGCATCACGCCAACAAGACCTGAAACTGGGTATGGATATATTCAAATTGGTGATAAAGTTATTAATTATGAATCTATATATAAAGTTGAAAGATTTCTTGAAAAACCTAATATTGAAGTTGCAAAGGATCTTTTAAGCAAAGGAAATTATTTGTGGAATAGTGGTATGTTTGTATGGAGAGCAGATACTTATCTAAGAGAAATGAATAAATATCTGCCAAAGATGTATAAAGCTATGACAAAAATATACGAGTCAGTTGGAAGCGATAAAGAGGAAGAAGTAATAAATGAACAGTATAAAGCTATAGATGGTATATCAGTAGATTTTGGAATAATGCAAAAAACTAGAAAAGCCTATGTGGTAAAATCAAATTTTGAATGGGATGATTTAGGTAATTTCTCTTCTCTTGCAAGGTTTTTAAAAAGCTATGATGGGGGGAATACTGTAACTGATAATGTTTTTTTAGAGGATACAGAGAACTGCTCTATATTTGGAGACAAAAACCTCATAATTTGTTTCGGGGTTAAGGACTTAATAGTCGTTGATGCTGGAAATGTAGTTTTAATAATGGACAAAAATCGTGATCAAGAATTAAAGCATTTAGTCGAAGAATTAAATAATAACAAGGATGTAGAAGACTATCTTTAA
- the budA gene encoding acetolactate decarboxylase: MINGETPNHIYQMSTINALVSGLYDGCASLKKLLKKGNFGIGTFRGLDGEMTLLNGTFYRTKPDGSVYVCSENELVPFAVITEFEDYNTYNIENCNSYNELKDKLDGFIESKNIFYAFYLHGKFNYVKTRTVVKQERPYKPMAEAVKDQPMFQYKDIEGDIVGFRCPDYVEGLNVPGYHFHFLSKDRKFGGHVSELSVKQVDGIVQNCLCFRMELPENENFYSMKVKDRNDEISSVEK, encoded by the coding sequence ATGATAAACGGAGAAACTCCTAACCATATATATCAAATGTCTACAATAAATGCACTAGTTTCGGGTTTATATGATGGGTGTGCATCACTTAAGAAACTTTTAAAGAAGGGAAATTTCGGTATAGGAACATTTAGGGGATTAGATGGTGAAATGACGCTTTTAAATGGGACTTTTTACAGAACAAAACCAGATGGAAGTGTATATGTATGTTCTGAAAATGAGTTAGTTCCATTTGCAGTTATTACAGAATTTGAAGATTATAATACATATAATATTGAAAATTGTAATTCTTATAATGAACTAAAGGATAAACTTGATGGATTTATTGAAAGTAAAAACATATTTTATGCTTTTTATTTACACGGAAAATTTAACTATGTAAAAACTAGAACAGTTGTAAAACAGGAGAGACCATATAAACCTATGGCTGAAGCTGTAAAAGATCAGCCAATGTTTCAGTATAAAGATATTGAGGGAGATATAGTTGGATTTAGATGTCCGGATTATGTAGAAGGACTTAATGTACCAGGTTACCATTTTCATTTTTTGAGTAAGGATAGAAAATTTGGAGGACATGTTAGTGAGCTTTCAGTTAAACAGGTGGATGGTATTGTTCAAAATTGTTTATGTTTTAGGATGGAATTACCTGAAAATGAAAATTTCTACAGTATGAAAGTAAAAGATAGAAATGATGAAATAAGCAGTGTTGAAAAGTAG
- a CDS encoding PTS sugar transporter subunit IIA → MIKEISQLFREDLIFIEDAKNSNEIFEKIGQKLINKGLVKKNFVKGIIEREKNYPTGMDLSVVEGQKYNVAIPHTEREYCSSKCIVFVKLKNEIEFKNMISPDESLKVKYLFMIINDENDAQVNILANIMDFITKKSNMDKLLELNDEKKIYEFITCKETVDI, encoded by the coding sequence ATGATTAAGGAAATATCACAGTTATTTAGAGAAGATTTGATTTTTATTGAAGATGCTAAAAATAGTAATGAGATATTTGAAAAAATAGGACAAAAACTCATTAACAAAGGATTAGTAAAAAAAAATTTTGTTAAAGGAATTATAGAGAGAGAAAAAAATTATCCTACAGGAATGGATTTAAGTGTGGTAGAAGGACAAAAATACAATGTAGCTATACCACATACTGAAAGAGAATATTGCAGCAGTAAATGTATTGTATTTGTAAAACTTAAAAACGAAATTGAATTTAAAAATATGATTTCACCTGATGAGAGCTTAAAGGTAAAATATTTGTTTATGATTATAAATGATGAAAACGATGCACAAGTCAATATATTAGCAAATATAATGGATTTTATAACTAAAAAATCAAACATGGACAAGTTATTAGAATTGAATGATGAGAAAAAAATTTATGAATTTATTACATGCAAAGAAACAGTGGATATTTAG
- a CDS encoding PTS sugar transporter subunit IIB produces the protein MIKILAACGAGVNSSHQIKDAIEQEMKSRGYEVKADAMMVKDITEELISKYDIFTPISKVDVGFEIKIPVVEAGAILYRIPAMAQPVFDELESVIKKIGK, from the coding sequence ATGATTAAAATTTTAGCAGCTTGCGGCGCAGGAGTAAATTCAAGTCATCAAATTAAGGATGCAATAGAACAAGAAATGAAAAGTAGAGGTTATGAGGTTAAGGCAGATGCTATGATGGTTAAAGATATCACAGAAGAATTAATATCAAAATATGATATATTTACACCAATCTCAAAAGTTGATGTTGGTTTTGAAATCAAAATACCGGTTGTTGAAGCAGGAGCGATATTATACAGAATCCCAGCAATGGCACAGCCTGTATTTGATGAACTTGAGTCAGTAATAAAAAAGATAGGAAAATAA
- a CDS encoding PTS galactitol transporter subunit IIC produces the protein MSGIIQFANAIFKPLINLGAAPMMFIVLSVLAILMRVKVSKAIEGGLKLAIALTAIGQIISLLTTNFSDALQAFVKSTGINLSITDLGWAPVATITWGSMYTLFFLFILVIVNVIMLVLNKTNTLDVDIFDVWHPAFCGILIMFYCNNLLVATIFVVFLGILKIINSDLMKPTFNDLLDMPETNPTTTTHLNYMMNPIIMVFDKLIDKFLPFLDKYDFDAAQLNNKIGFWGSKFAIGAYLGVFVGVLGHQSVIKIFTLAFIGATCLELFSVIGSWFIAAVEPLSQGITNFLSTRLKGRRFNIGIDWPFVAGRAEIWAVANIMAPILLIVSLFLPGNKLLPLGGIIAMGITPALLVVTRGKMIRMIIIGILEIPIFLWAGTAIAPCVTNLAKQVGAFPKGLAASTMISHSTCEGPVEKFISILIGKFFGTGNITTGLYVALALAAYVLLFIWYAKQMKKRNAEYAKANAEAK, from the coding sequence ATGAGTGGAATTATTCAATTTGCAAATGCTATTTTTAAGCCACTGATAAATCTAGGAGCAGCACCAATGATGTTCATCGTTTTATCAGTATTGGCAATTTTAATGCGTGTAAAAGTTTCTAAAGCAATTGAGGGTGGTCTTAAACTTGCAATTGCATTAACAGCAATAGGGCAAATAATTTCGTTACTTACTACTAACTTTTCAGATGCTTTGCAGGCTTTCGTTAAATCTACGGGTATAAACCTATCTATAACAGATTTAGGCTGGGCACCAGTAGCTACTATAACATGGGGTTCCATGTACACGCTATTTTTCTTATTTATACTTGTAATTGTAAATGTTATAATGCTTGTGCTAAATAAAACTAATACATTAGATGTTGATATATTTGATGTTTGGCATCCGGCATTTTGCGGAATATTAATAATGTTTTATTGTAACAATCTATTAGTAGCAACAATATTTGTTGTATTCTTAGGAATTTTAAAGATAATCAATTCAGACTTAATGAAACCTACATTTAATGATCTTCTGGATATGCCAGAGACTAATCCTACTACTACTACACATTTAAATTATATGATGAATCCTATAATTATGGTTTTTGATAAGCTTATAGATAAGTTTTTACCTTTCTTAGATAAATACGATTTTGATGCAGCTCAATTAAATAACAAAATAGGTTTCTGGGGAAGCAAATTTGCAATAGGTGCTTACCTTGGTGTGTTTGTTGGAGTATTAGGACATCAAAGTGTTATAAAGATATTCACATTAGCGTTCATAGGTGCAACATGTTTGGAATTATTCTCTGTAATAGGTTCATGGTTTATAGCAGCTGTTGAACCACTATCACAAGGTATAACTAACTTCTTAAGTACGAGATTAAAAGGAAGAAGATTCAATATTGGTATTGATTGGCCGTTCGTAGCCGGAAGAGCAGAAATATGGGCTGTAGCTAATATAATGGCTCCAATACTTTTGATAGTTTCATTATTTTTACCAGGTAATAAACTTTTACCTTTAGGCGGAATTATAGCAATGGGAATAACACCAGCTCTTTTAGTAGTTACTCGTGGAAAAATGATAAGAATGATAATTATCGGAATACTTGAAATACCTATATTCTTATGGGCAGGTACTGCAATAGCACCTTGTGTAACAAACTTAGCAAAACAAGTTGGAGCATTTCCAAAAGGACTAGCAGCATCAACTATGATATCTCATTCAACTTGTGAAGGACCAGTAGAAAAATTCATATCAATTCTTATTGGTAAATTCTTTGGAACTGGTAATATTACTACAGGATTATATGTTGCGTTAGCACTTGCAGCATACGTATTACTCTTCATTTGGTATGCTAAACAAATGAAAAAACGTAATGCAGAATATGCAAAGGCAAATGCTGAAGCAAAATAG
- a CDS encoding DeoR/GlpR family DNA-binding transcription regulator, with protein MLKEERFQRILESVNKNNIIKTTDINEKLGVTEITVRRDLKVLEERGLIKRIYGGAKKVNTETANDTFKELSNNEKRKINIEQKRYIARLASRMINDNDIIYIGPGTTSELIYDYLKVSYVKVITNSMTVFLKFKDDNRYEVILVGGRYRSRTDVFVGNFTNENLKSMRVKMAFVGTNGIHGDNITTSNEEEGVSQRIIMDNAIKKIILCDSSKIGKQDFFSFYNLSDATAVITDENINEDLQEQYGKKVKIICR; from the coding sequence ATGCTTAAGGAAGAAAGATTCCAAAGAATACTGGAAAGTGTTAATAAAAATAATATCATAAAAACAACGGATATTAATGAAAAGTTGGGTGTTACTGAAATAACAGTTAGAAGAGATTTAAAAGTCCTTGAGGAAAGAGGACTAATTAAAAGAATCTATGGTGGAGCTAAAAAAGTAAACACAGAAACAGCTAACGATACATTTAAAGAACTTTCCAATAATGAGAAGAGAAAGATCAATATAGAACAGAAAAGGTACATTGCCCGGCTAGCCAGTAGGATGATTAATGATAATGATATTATCTACATCGGTCCAGGAACCACTAGTGAGTTAATATACGATTATTTAAAAGTTTCTTATGTAAAAGTAATAACGAATTCAATGACAGTTTTTTTGAAATTTAAAGATGACAATCGCTATGAGGTTATATTGGTTGGCGGGAGATATCGTTCACGTACGGATGTCTTTGTTGGGAATTTTACAAATGAAAATTTAAAAAGTATGAGAGTTAAAATGGCATTTGTTGGTACCAACGGGATACATGGTGATAATATAACTACTTCAAATGAAGAAGAAGGCGTGTCACAAAGAATAATTATGGACAATGCAATAAAAAAAATTATATTGTGTGACAGCAGTAAAATAGGTAAGCAAGATTTCTTTAGCTTTTACAATTTAAGTGATGCTACAGCGGTTATTACAGATGAAAATATAAATGAAGATTTACAAGAACAGTATGGAAAAAAGGTAAAGATAATCTGTAGATAA
- the lacA gene encoding galactose-6-phosphate isomerase subunit LacA: MKIAIGSDTDGFELKEHLKKYLEGKGIEVIDKTPERGLNLVQSANLVAEAIMNKEVERGIAIDEYGAGSFMVGAKHKGVICAEVSDEHSSKMTSQHNNANMLAIGAGIVGKRLAEGMLDAYIAEKYAGGRHQIRVDMLNKML; encoded by the coding sequence ATGAAAATAGCAATAGGATCTGATACAGATGGCTTTGAATTAAAAGAGCATTTGAAAAAATATCTGGAAGGTAAGGGAATTGAAGTAATAGATAAAACTCCAGAAAGAGGTCTTAATCTTGTACAATCAGCAAATTTAGTTGCAGAAGCAATTATGAACAAAGAAGTAGAAAGAGGTATAGCAATAGATGAATATGGTGCAGGTTCTTTTATGGTTGGAGCAAAGCATAAGGGAGTAATATGTGCGGAAGTTTCAGATGAACATTCATCTAAAATGACAAGCCAGCATAATAATGCTAACATGCTTGCAATTGGTGCAGGAATTGTTGGAAAAAGACTTGCAGAGGGAATGCTTGATGCTTATATAGCTGAAAAGTACGCTGGTGGGAGACATCAAATAAGAGTAGATATGCTAAATAAAATGCTATAA
- the lacB gene encoding galactose-6-phosphate isomerase subunit LacB, with protein MVISIGSDHIVPDIKMKISQYLKSKGHKVIDNGTYDFVRTHYPIYGKKAAEKVASGEADLGVILCGTGVGISNSANKVKGVRAALVRDVGTARYAKEYLNANIIAVGGRITGIGLIENIIDAFLEAQYKPTKENKEIIEGIDSLIKDDKGQFGNEHFFDEFLEKWDNGGYPRE; from the coding sequence ATGGTAATTTCAATTGGTTCAGATCATATAGTTCCTGATATAAAAATGAAGATTTCACAGTATTTAAAATCAAAAGGTCATAAGGTTATTGATAATGGTACCTATGATTTTGTAAGAACACATTATCCTATATATGGTAAAAAGGCAGCTGAAAAAGTTGCATCAGGTGAGGCAGATTTAGGAGTTATTTTGTGTGGAACTGGAGTTGGAATATCAAATTCAGCAAACAAAGTAAAAGGAGTAAGAGCAGCATTAGTTAGAGATGTAGGAACAGCAAGATATGCAAAAGAATATTTAAATGCAAATATTATAGCTGTTGGTGGAAGAATAACAGGAATAGGTTTAATTGAGAATATAATAGATGCTTTTCTTGAAGCACAGTACAAGCCTACTAAGGAAAATAAAGAAATAATAGAGGGAATTGATTCACTAATAAAGGACGATAAGGGGCAATTCGGAAATGAGCATTTCTTTGATGAATTCTTAGAAAAATGGGACAACGGAGGATATCCAAGAGAATAG
- a CDS encoding tagatose bisphosphate family class II aldolase, with the protein MLVTTKGLLVKAQKEHYAVPAFNIHNLETFRVVVETASELNSPVIIAGTPGTIDYSGEDYLVAIAKAAAAKHTNIPIAMHLDHFQDVERLKHCVDVGFTSAMIDASRMPFEDNIKTTREVVEYAHLNGTVVEAELGMLGGREESVVVSDKDAMYTNPDSAKEFVEKTGIDSLAVAIGTAHGLYKGVPKLDFERLKEIREKVSIPLVLHGASDVPEDLVKKAIELGICKVNIATDLKIPFANAVKKYFKENPDANDPRHYMTPGKEAMKQIVINKIKMCGSEGKA; encoded by the coding sequence ATGTTAGTAACAACAAAGGGATTATTGGTTAAAGCACAAAAAGAACATTATGCAGTACCAGCATTTAATATACACAATCTTGAAACATTTAGAGTAGTAGTTGAAACAGCCAGTGAATTAAATTCACCAGTAATAATTGCAGGAACTCCTGGAACTATAGATTACAGCGGTGAGGATTATTTAGTAGCTATAGCTAAAGCAGCTGCAGCAAAGCATACAAATATACCAATAGCAATGCATTTAGATCATTTTCAAGATGTAGAAAGACTTAAGCACTGCGTAGACGTAGGATTTACATCCGCAATGATAGATGCATCAAGAATGCCATTTGAAGACAACATTAAAACAACAAGAGAAGTAGTAGAATATGCTCATTTAAATGGTACAGTTGTAGAAGCAGAGCTTGGAATGCTTGGCGGCAGAGAAGAAAGTGTAGTTGTAAGTGATAAAGATGCAATGTATACTAACCCTGATTCAGCAAAAGAATTTGTAGAGAAAACAGGAATAGATTCATTAGCAGTTGCAATAGGTACTGCTCATGGATTATATAAGGGTGTACCAAAGCTTGATTTTGAAAGACTTAAGGAAATAAGAGAAAAGGTATCAATTCCTTTAGTACTTCATGGAGCTTCAGATGTACCTGAAGATTTAGTTAAAAAGGCAATTGAACTTGGAATATGCAAAGTAAATATTGCAACAGATTTAAAAATACCTTTTGCAAATGCAGTTAAAAAATATTTCAAAGAAAATCCAGATGCAAATGACCCAAGACATTATATGACTCCTGGAAAAGAAGCTATGAAACAAATAGTTATTAATAAGATTAAAATGTGCGGTAGCGAGGGAAAAGCTTGA
- a CDS encoding 1-phosphofructokinase, producing the protein MITIVNLNASVDKRYEIEDIVKGKVMRARAVENTAGGKGLHVANVAHILGEDIVATGYVGGKTGEFIEDKLKQIGIKSNFVKIKADTRECLAFITDDLVQTEILEPGPAVTLDEQNKFAKLYDELLDNSNVIAASGSAPKNVPKNIYAELIEKANKKNKKFLLDTSGELLKEGIKAKPFLIKPNKDELEMLTGKAVIDEKDIISHVKTLNNSGIKCVIVSLGAGGSLVCFDRKLFRVTIPKVNAVNPVGSGDSLVGGFAVGIERGYNIEKIIALGTACGTANAMIKETGWVEANTVKDIMEKVKIQRI; encoded by the coding sequence TTGATTACCATTGTTAATTTAAATGCATCTGTTGATAAAAGGTATGAGATAGAAGATATAGTTAAAGGAAAGGTAATGAGAGCAAGAGCTGTTGAAAATACAGCAGGGGGCAAAGGCCTTCATGTTGCCAATGTAGCTCATATTCTTGGTGAAGACATTGTCGCAACAGGTTATGTTGGCGGCAAAACAGGCGAATTTATAGAAGATAAGTTAAAGCAAATAGGAATAAAAAGTAATTTTGTTAAAATAAAAGCTGATACTAGAGAATGTCTGGCATTTATAACAGATGATCTGGTTCAGACAGAAATTTTAGAGCCAGGCCCTGCAGTTACCTTAGACGAGCAGAATAAATTTGCAAAGCTTTATGATGAGCTTTTGGACAACTCCAATGTAATAGCTGCCTCAGGAAGTGCACCTAAGAATGTGCCTAAAAATATATATGCAGAGCTTATAGAAAAAGCAAATAAAAAGAATAAAAAATTTCTCTTAGATACGAGCGGAGAACTATTAAAAGAGGGTATAAAAGCAAAACCATTTCTCATAAAACCTAATAAGGATGAACTTGAAATGCTTACAGGAAAAGCAGTAATAGATGAAAAAGATATTATAAGTCATGTAAAAACTTTAAATAACAGCGGAATAAAATGTGTTATAGTATCATTAGGAGCAGGCGGATCTTTGGTATGTTTTGATAGAAAACTATTTAGAGTAACAATACCAAAAGTAAATGCAGTAAATCCAGTAGGTTCAGGAGATTCATTAGTTGGTGGTTTTGCAGTTGGAATAGAAAGAGGTTATAATATTGAGAAAATCATAGCACTTGGTACAGCCTGTGGTACAGCAAATGCTATGATAAAAGAAACAGGTTGGGTTGAAGCTAATACTGTTAAAGATATAATGGAAAAAGTTAAAATACAGAGAATTTAA
- a CDS encoding glycoside hydrolase family 53 protein produces the protein MLKKFIKLTLSTLLCTSLCIGTSLSFSNTVSAASVFAKGADVGLLSQLESRGIKWEDTNGKQRDALEILKKHGINSVRLRVFVNPPSNFQWTKRDGTTCLLGYCDTKGVVYMAKRAKKLGMRIMIDFHYSDHFADPSYQDKPAAWANDDFNQLQNDVYSHTHYVMSALKNEGITPDWVQVGNEINSGLLWPDGNYKNFSNWAALTNEGYNAVKDVSPSSKVIIHLSSGANNSLYRWAFDNLTKAGAKFDVIGMSYYPYWDNVDYTQNINALKFNLNDMVSRYGKQVMITEIGGPESNPTNTCNMIKAVNKLVKDVPKKNGLGVFYWEPEANSSVLPDSYPLGLCTKVSNNVLQFTSAIKAFK, from the coding sequence ATGTTAAAAAAATTTATCAAACTAACTTTATCTACATTGTTATGTACTTCTTTATGTATTGGTACATCTCTATCTTTTTCAAATACAGTTTCTGCTGCATCTGTTTTTGCAAAAGGAGCTGATGTTGGATTATTAAGCCAGCTAGAAAGTAGAGGAATAAAGTGGGAAGATACCAATGGGAAGCAGCGCGATGCTTTAGAAATATTAAAAAAACACGGTATAAATTCTGTAAGACTAAGAGTTTTTGTAAATCCACCTTCTAATTTTCAATGGACAAAAAGAGATGGGACAACCTGCCTTTTAGGTTATTGTGATACAAAAGGTGTAGTTTACATGGCAAAACGTGCAAAAAAATTAGGTATGAGGATAATGATTGATTTTCATTATAGTGATCATTTTGCAGATCCCTCTTATCAAGATAAACCAGCAGCATGGGCAAATGATGACTTTAATCAATTACAGAATGATGTTTACAGCCACACACATTATGTAATGTCAGCTCTTAAGAATGAAGGCATAACCCCTGATTGGGTACAAGTAGGTAATGAAATTAATAGTGGATTACTTTGGCCTGATGGAAATTACAAGAACTTTTCAAACTGGGCTGCATTAACAAATGAGGGCTATAATGCTGTAAAAGATGTAAGTCCATCTTCAAAAGTAATTATTCATTTATCAAGCGGTGCTAATAACTCTCTTTATAGATGGGCTTTTGACAATCTCACAAAAGCTGGCGCTAAATTTGATGTAATAGGCATGTCATATTATCCATATTGGGACAATGTTGATTATACTCAAAATATTAATGCTTTAAAATTCAATTTGAATGATATGGTATCACGTTATGGGAAACAAGTTATGATTACCGAAATAGGCGGCCCTGAAAGCAATCCTACTAACACTTGCAATATGATAAAAGCCGTTAACAAATTAGTAAAAGATGTTCCTAAGAAAAATGGCCTTGGTGTATTTTATTGGGAGCCTGAAGCTAATTCAAGTGTTTTACCTGATTCATATCCACTAGGTCTATGTACTAAAGTTTCTAATAATGTTTTACAATTTACATCAGCTATAAAAGCCTTTAAGTAA
- a CDS encoding PTS lactose/cellobiose transporter subunit IIA has protein sequence MSNEDLEMTTMEIVAYAGDARSKYIEALNAANDSDYDKAEALIKEGNELITDAHNVQTKMIQMEAAGEKIDVSFLIVHAQDHLMTVMLLRDLVKNLINLYKKVNK, from the coding sequence ATGAGTAATGAAGATTTAGAGATGACTACAATGGAGATAGTTGCTTATGCTGGCGATGCAAGGTCAAAATATATAGAGGCTTTAAATGCTGCTAATGATTCAGACTATGATAAGGCAGAAGCTTTAATTAAAGAAGGAAATGAACTTATAACTGACGCACACAATGTTCAAACAAAAATGATACAAATGGAAGCAGCAGGAGAAAAAATAGATGTAAGTTTCTTAATAGTACATGCCCAAGATCATTTGATGACAGTTATGCTTTTAAGAGATCTTGTAAAGAATTTAATTAATTTATATAAAAAGGTTAATAAATAA